One genomic segment of Microbispora sp. ZYX-F-249 includes these proteins:
- a CDS encoding LLM class flavin-dependent oxidoreductase — protein sequence MTAPQQVGYHDVLRVWREADTIPEIEHAWLFDHLMPIGGDPDGPAYEGWTLLSALAAQTRRLRLGVLVTSNRFRPPAMLAKIAATVDAVSGGRLDFGIGAGSRPSHPLARREYDAHGLPFHDAAHAVESLAEACAVIRRLWTETEPFDFHGAHVRLSGAFCNPKPVQRPHPPILIGGRSSPTLRVVAEHADIWNIPGGGDIHDVAGRSALLDRYCAEIGRDPASITRSIHLPVSYDRPAATRDAIGEALDAGFRHIVLGLPAPYPTGVARWVADELIPANS from the coding sequence ATGACCGCTCCGCAGCAGGTCGGCTACCACGACGTCCTGCGGGTCTGGCGCGAGGCCGACACGATCCCCGAGATCGAGCACGCGTGGCTGTTCGATCACCTCATGCCGATCGGCGGCGACCCGGACGGGCCCGCCTACGAAGGCTGGACGCTGCTGTCGGCGCTCGCCGCGCAGACCCGCCGGCTGCGCCTCGGCGTGCTCGTGACCAGCAACCGCTTCCGGCCGCCGGCGATGCTGGCCAAGATCGCCGCGACCGTCGACGCGGTCTCCGGCGGGCGGCTCGACTTCGGCATCGGCGCCGGTTCGCGGCCGAGCCACCCTCTGGCCCGCCGCGAGTACGACGCGCACGGCCTGCCCTTCCATGACGCCGCCCACGCCGTGGAGAGCCTCGCCGAGGCGTGCGCGGTCATCCGGCGGTTGTGGACCGAGACCGAACCGTTCGACTTCCACGGCGCCCACGTCCGGCTCAGCGGGGCGTTCTGCAACCCCAAGCCCGTCCAGCGCCCCCACCCGCCGATCCTCATCGGCGGGCGGTCGAGCCCGACGCTGCGCGTGGTCGCCGAGCACGCCGACATCTGGAACATCCCCGGCGGCGGCGACATCCACGACGTCGCCGGTCGCAGCGCCCTGCTGGACCGCTACTGCGCGGAGATCGGCCGCGACCCCGCCTCCATCACCCGCTCGATCCATCTGCCCGTCTCCTACGACCGGCCCGCCGCGACCCGGGACGCGATCGGCGAGGCGCTCGACGCCGGATTCCGGCACATCGTCCTCGGACTGCCGGCGCCCTATCCCACCGGCGTCGCGCGGTGGGTCGCCGACGAACTCATCCCCGCGAACAGCTGA
- a CDS encoding alpha/beta hydrolase family protein has product MTIGAPTPVVSVKPVALPAPGRGQDLHVRVSAPTTGHDLPVVVFSHGFGESLDGYAPLADFWTAHGFAVIQPTHLDSRTLDLPPDDPRTPLIWRSRVEDLKRVLDRLDLLEDAVPGLAGRLDHGRIAVAGHSWGAQTASMLLGARVLDAEGVPGEDLSDPRVTAGVLLAVPGRGGADLTPFAAEHFPFMNPGFAEMTTPALVVAGDKDQSLLSVRGPDWFTDAYHMSPAGKSLLTLFGAEHSLGGISGYAVTETTDESPERVALLRTVTWAYLRHALGIEDSAWSAARTALADGAHQLGRLESR; this is encoded by the coding sequence ATGACCATCGGCGCGCCCACCCCGGTCGTCTCGGTGAAGCCGGTGGCGCTGCCGGCCCCCGGCCGTGGCCAGGACCTGCACGTACGGGTGTCCGCCCCCACGACCGGGCACGACCTGCCGGTCGTCGTCTTCTCGCACGGCTTCGGCGAGTCGCTCGACGGTTACGCCCCCCTGGCCGACTTCTGGACCGCGCACGGCTTCGCGGTGATCCAGCCCACCCACCTCGACTCCAGGACGCTGGACCTTCCCCCCGACGATCCCCGTACGCCGCTCATCTGGCGGTCGCGGGTCGAGGACCTCAAGCGCGTCCTCGACCGGCTCGACCTTCTGGAAGACGCCGTCCCCGGCCTCGCCGGGCGGCTCGACCACGGCCGCATCGCCGTCGCCGGGCACTCCTGGGGCGCGCAGACGGCGAGCATGCTGCTGGGCGCGCGGGTCCTCGACGCCGAGGGCGTGCCGGGAGAGGACCTGTCCGACCCTCGCGTCACGGCCGGGGTGCTGCTCGCCGTACCCGGCAGGGGCGGAGCGGACCTGACGCCGTTCGCCGCCGAGCACTTCCCGTTCATGAACCCGGGCTTCGCGGAGATGACCACCCCGGCTCTCGTGGTCGCGGGCGACAAGGACCAGTCCCTGCTGTCGGTACGCGGACCGGACTGGTTCACCGACGCCTACCACATGAGCCCGGCCGGCAAGAGCCTGCTCACCCTGTTCGGAGCCGAACACTCGCTCGGCGGGATCTCCGGATACGCCGTCACGGAGACGACGGACGAGAGCCCCGAACGCGTCGCCCTGCTGCGGACGGTCACCTGGGCCTACCTCCGCCACGCCCTCGGCATCGAGGACTCCGCGTGGTCGGCGGCGCGCACGGCCCTGGCCGACGGCGCCCATCAGCTGGGCCGGCTCGAATCCCGGTGA
- a CDS encoding SDR family oxidoreductase — MDITDRTVFITGATSGIGLELARRFAAAGSSVIAGGRRADVLDRLRAEGFGAVPIDVTDQDSVDHARDSILRGHPGLDTIVTMSGIGIPEDLRDPAHFAAAQQMIDTNLLGTIRVIDAFTPRLVGRGAGTIITVTSGIGFLPFPVMPTYAASKAGVHAYSEALRAQLDGTGIEVAELVPPAVATTPEQVRRNPRALDLTAFVTEVMDLLQITPTPHEILVEGVLMHRWAERDGTYADLVAQRSQALAMLTGRQ; from the coding sequence ATGGACATCACCGATCGCACCGTCTTCATCACCGGCGCCACCTCGGGAATCGGTCTCGAGCTCGCTCGCCGCTTCGCCGCAGCCGGCAGCTCCGTGATCGCCGGCGGCCGGCGAGCCGACGTGCTCGACCGGCTCCGAGCCGAGGGGTTCGGCGCCGTCCCCATCGACGTGACCGACCAGGACAGCGTCGATCATGCCCGCGACTCGATCCTCCGTGGCCACCCGGGCCTCGACACGATCGTGACAATGTCCGGCATCGGGATACCCGAGGACCTGCGCGATCCCGCGCACTTCGCTGCCGCGCAGCAGATGATCGACACCAACCTCCTCGGCACCATCCGCGTCATCGACGCGTTCACCCCGCGCCTGGTCGGGCGCGGCGCGGGCACCATCATCACCGTCACCTCCGGTATCGGGTTCCTGCCGTTCCCGGTCATGCCGACCTACGCGGCTTCAAAGGCCGGCGTGCACGCCTACTCCGAGGCGTTGCGCGCGCAACTGGACGGCACGGGCATCGAGGTGGCCGAGCTCGTCCCCCCGGCGGTCGCCACCACGCCGGAGCAGGTTCGGCGCAACCCCCGCGCGCTCGATCTGACCGCGTTCGTCACCGAGGTGATGGACCTGCTCCAGATCACGCCCACCCCGCACGAGATCCTCGTCGAGGGCGTGCTGATGCACCGGTGGGCCGAGCGCGACGGCACCTACGCCGATCTGGTCGCCCAGCGGTCGCAGGCGCTCGCGATGCTTACGGGCCGTCAGTAG
- a CDS encoding MmyB family transcriptional regulator, with amino-acid sequence MHQLLASVQVPAFVEGRAFDVLASNRLAVAFSPRLRPGYNRLRSLLLDPEEQAFQQNWTRAAEGFIAAFRKSAGYDVDDPRFVDLVGELALSSERFRTLWARHDIRDIEGGTTTVNHPVVGELRLHRDKLPVDDLILVLYYADQGSESDEKLRLLASVSQGTATSL; translated from the coding sequence TTGCACCAGCTCCTGGCGAGCGTGCAGGTTCCCGCCTTCGTGGAGGGCCGCGCGTTCGACGTGCTCGCGTCCAACCGGCTCGCGGTCGCCTTCTCTCCGCGTCTCCGGCCCGGGTACAACCGTCTGCGGTCCCTGCTGCTGGATCCCGAGGAGCAGGCGTTCCAGCAGAACTGGACGCGCGCCGCGGAAGGCTTCATCGCCGCCTTCAGGAAGTCCGCCGGGTACGACGTCGACGATCCCCGGTTCGTGGACCTGGTGGGCGAGCTCGCCCTGTCGAGTGAGCGATTCCGTACCCTCTGGGCGCGCCACGACATCCGCGACATCGAGGGCGGCACCACCACCGTGAACCATCCCGTCGTCGGCGAGCTGCGCCTGCACCGGGACAAGCTCCCCGTGGACGACCTGATCCTGGTCCTCTACTACGCCGATCAGGGCAGCGAAAGCGATGAGAAACTCCGCCTCCTCGCCTCCGTTTCCCAGGGAACGGCGACATCCCTTTAA
- a CDS encoding MarR family winged helix-turn-helix transcriptional regulator, with protein sequence MERNLSLNLHVLTARLDRAADRLLRAEHDISYSRFLALTLVGELGASTQRTLADYLGVTEPSVSRMTSVLAADGLLDVQPDPGGGNRRRLSLTDEGKRLVASIRQEFEDRLAAVVAESGVPYAEYAGHTARLLATFDRLEREAGK encoded by the coding sequence ATGGAGCGAAACCTGAGCCTCAACCTGCATGTGCTCACCGCCCGGCTGGACCGCGCCGCCGACCGGCTCCTCCGGGCGGAGCACGACATCTCCTACAGCCGCTTTCTGGCGCTGACCCTGGTGGGCGAACTGGGGGCCTCGACGCAGCGGACCCTCGCCGACTATCTCGGCGTGACCGAGCCGTCGGTCAGCCGCATGACGTCCGTCCTCGCCGCCGACGGCCTCCTCGACGTCCAGCCCGATCCCGGCGGGGGGAACCGCCGGCGGCTCAGCCTCACCGACGAGGGGAAGCGGCTGGTGGCCTCCATCCGGCAGGAGTTCGAGGACCGGCTGGCTGCGGTCGTCGCGGAGAGCGGCGTGCCGTACGCCGAGTACGCCGGGCACACCGCGCGGCTGCTGGCGACGTTCGACCGGCTGGAGCGGGAGGCGGGCAAGTGA
- a CDS encoding alpha/beta fold hydrolase — MSRDIDTTPLRRHTAVSADGTPIAYRTLGAGPGLILVGGNLKTSEDYLPLASSLASSFTVHVVDRRGRGDSGPQGPGYSLAREVEDLRAVQEATGARLAFGHSYGGLVILETARSFPLFDRIAVYEPGVPCAPVPTAWMAPFRERLAAGDDYGAFIHFIQGSGGAPDFMAKLPHWYLRMVFRIAFRGAAWQRMRPLLGACLAEHEQLAAQYGRLPEFADVTAPVLILVGGRSKPAHREEFAMLAGTLPSGVLRTVDGLDHMGPSERKAAPAVAERALPFLL; from the coding sequence GTGAGCCGCGACATCGACACCACACCCTTACGCCGGCACACGGCCGTCTCGGCCGACGGCACGCCGATCGCCTACCGGACGCTCGGCGCGGGCCCCGGCCTCATCCTGGTCGGCGGCAATCTCAAGACCTCCGAGGACTACCTGCCGCTGGCCTCCTCGCTGGCGAGCTCCTTCACGGTGCACGTCGTCGACCGGCGCGGACGCGGCGACAGCGGCCCCCAGGGACCCGGCTACTCCCTGGCCAGGGAAGTGGAGGACCTGCGGGCCGTCCAGGAGGCGACCGGGGCACGCCTCGCCTTCGGGCACAGCTACGGCGGGCTCGTCATCCTCGAGACCGCGCGGTCGTTCCCGCTGTTCGACCGCATCGCGGTCTACGAGCCCGGGGTGCCGTGCGCGCCCGTCCCCACCGCCTGGATGGCGCCGTTCCGGGAACGGCTGGCCGCGGGCGACGACTACGGGGCGTTCATCCACTTCATCCAGGGGTCGGGCGGCGCACCGGACTTCATGGCCAAGCTGCCGCACTGGTATCTGCGCATGGTCTTCCGCATCGCCTTCCGCGGAGCGGCCTGGCAGCGGATGCGGCCCCTGCTGGGCGCCTGCCTGGCCGAACACGAGCAGCTCGCCGCGCAGTACGGCCGGCTCCCCGAGTTCGCGGACGTCACCGCCCCGGTGCTGATCCTGGTGGGCGGCCGCAGCAAGCCCGCACATCGGGAGGAGTTCGCCATGCTGGCCGGCACCCTTCCCAGCGGCGTGCTGCGCACCGTCGACGGCCTCGATCACATGGGTCCCTCGGAACGCAAAGCCGCCCCCGCCGTGGCCGAACGGGCTCTGCCCTTCCTCCTGTGA
- a CDS encoding serine hydrolase domain-containing protein, whose translation MVLEGTARALLRRLAVEQAEARVPSLVAAIVRGGEIAWFGARGRVDGEPPTRDTQYRIGSITKTLVATVVMRLRDEGRLDLLDPLDKHVPGTPLGDVTVAQLLSHSGGLTAESPGQWWERTPGVPVGDLVAALGPETARHRPGRRYHYSNLGFALLGELVARKRSAPWDEAVREEVLEPLGMRDTTPRPRAPHATGYAVHPWADALLPEPENDHGAMAPAGQLWTTTADLARWAAFIGGDTGDVLRPATVAEMREPAVVEDGDLWVRGYGLGLQLARHVGPGGPRRLAGHSGSMPGFLASVWADPADGVAVLWMANSTSGMRNLDTALLDILAEHEPPLPAEWSPSPVDEDLLELTGPWYWGPTPYVVRVLPHRGLSLTPVSGQGRASRFVPQADGTWLGLDGYYAGETLRVVRSPGGVTHLDLNTFVFTREPYDPAAPVPGGVDPAGWQ comes from the coding sequence ATGGTGCTGGAGGGGACGGCCCGGGCGCTGCTGCGCAGGCTGGCGGTCGAGCAGGCGGAGGCGCGGGTGCCGTCGCTGGTGGCGGCGATCGTGCGGGGCGGCGAGATCGCCTGGTTCGGGGCGCGCGGCCGGGTGGACGGCGAACCGCCCACCCGCGACACCCAGTACCGCATCGGGTCCATCACCAAGACCCTCGTGGCGACCGTCGTCATGCGGCTGCGCGACGAGGGCAGGCTCGACCTGCTGGACCCCCTGGACAAGCACGTGCCCGGCACTCCGCTGGGCGACGTCACGGTCGCCCAGCTGCTGTCCCACAGCGGCGGGCTGACCGCGGAGTCGCCCGGCCAGTGGTGGGAGCGCACCCCGGGCGTGCCGGTGGGCGACCTGGTCGCCGCGCTCGGCCCCGAGACCGCCCGGCACCGGCCCGGCCGCCGCTACCACTACTCCAACCTCGGATTCGCCCTGCTCGGCGAACTGGTCGCGCGCAAGCGGTCGGCGCCGTGGGACGAGGCCGTACGCGAGGAGGTCCTCGAGCCGCTCGGCATGCGCGACACCACCCCGCGCCCCCGGGCGCCGCACGCCACCGGGTACGCCGTGCACCCCTGGGCCGACGCGCTGCTGCCCGAGCCCGAGAACGACCACGGCGCCATGGCCCCCGCGGGGCAGCTGTGGACCACCACCGCCGACCTGGCCCGATGGGCGGCCTTCATCGGCGGCGACACCGGCGACGTGCTGCGCCCGGCCACGGTCGCCGAGATGCGCGAGCCGGCCGTCGTCGAGGACGGCGACCTCTGGGTGCGCGGCTACGGGCTGGGCCTGCAGCTCGCCCGGCACGTCGGACCCGGCGGCCCGCGCCGGCTGGCCGGCCACAGCGGGTCGATGCCCGGCTTCCTCGCCAGTGTGTGGGCCGATCCCGCCGACGGCGTGGCCGTGCTGTGGATGGCCAACAGCACCTCGGGCATGCGCAACCTCGACACCGCCCTGCTGGACATCCTGGCCGAGCACGAGCCGCCGCTGCCGGCCGAATGGTCGCCCTCCCCGGTGGACGAGGACCTGCTGGAGCTGACCGGGCCGTGGTACTGGGGCCCCACGCCGTACGTGGTGCGGGTCCTGCCGCACCGGGGCCTGTCGCTGACCCCGGTGAGCGGGCAGGGCCGGGCCTCCCGGTTCGTCCCCCAGGCCGACGGCACCTGGCTCGGGCTCGACGGCTACTACGCCGGGGAGACCCTGCGGGTGGTCCGCTCCCCCGGCGGGGTGACCCACCTGGACCTCAACACGTTCGTCTTCACGCGTGAGCCGTACGACCCGGCGGCCCCGGTGCCGGGCGGCGTCGACCCGGCCGGCTGGCAGTGA
- a CDS encoding ABC transporter permease yields the protein MTGDRLTPARLGPSDVLRTGAAGLRTRPARVVLSALGIAIGIATMIAVLGISASSREQLLRELDRLGTNMLTVSPGQTMFGEEAKLPKEALGMVRRIGPVRTASATGAVDTTIRRTDRIPEAVTGGIAVQAATADLLTTLEGQVVKGAWLNAATEARPAVVLGAKAAQRLGISRTGVQVWMGERWFTVVGVLGPMPLAPEIERSALVGFPAAEKYLGFDGHPTTVYERSTEESVEAVRAVLPRTVNPENPEEVTVSRPSDALAARAAAASAFTNLLLGLGAVALLVGGVGVANTMVISVLERRKEIGLRRSLGATRGQVRLQFLAESLLLSALGGIVGAVLGGLATAGYALSRDWPPVVPAWAFAGAIGATLVIGTLAGLYPAMRAARLSPTVALATT from the coding sequence ATGACCGGCGACCGGCTGACCCCCGCCAGGCTCGGGCCGTCCGACGTCCTGCGAACCGGCGCGGCCGGGCTGCGCACCCGCCCCGCCCGTGTGGTCCTGTCCGCGCTCGGCATCGCCATCGGCATCGCCACGATGATCGCGGTTCTGGGCATCTCGGCCTCCTCGCGCGAGCAGTTGCTGCGCGAGCTCGACCGGCTCGGCACCAACATGCTCACCGTCTCGCCGGGGCAGACGATGTTCGGCGAGGAGGCCAAGCTGCCGAAGGAGGCGCTCGGCATGGTCCGGCGCATCGGACCGGTCCGCACGGCCTCGGCCACCGGAGCGGTCGACACCACGATCCGGCGCACCGACCGCATCCCCGAGGCCGTGACGGGCGGCATCGCCGTCCAGGCCGCGACCGCCGACCTGCTCACCACCCTGGAGGGCCAGGTGGTCAAGGGCGCCTGGCTGAACGCCGCCACCGAGGCGCGGCCCGCCGTCGTGCTGGGCGCCAAAGCCGCGCAGCGGCTCGGCATCTCCAGGACCGGCGTACAGGTCTGGATGGGCGAACGGTGGTTCACCGTCGTCGGCGTCCTCGGCCCGATGCCGCTCGCCCCGGAGATCGAGCGCTCGGCGCTCGTCGGGTTCCCGGCCGCGGAGAAGTACCTGGGCTTCGACGGTCACCCGACGACCGTCTACGAGCGGTCCACCGAGGAGTCGGTGGAGGCCGTACGTGCCGTGCTGCCGCGCACGGTCAACCCGGAGAACCCGGAGGAGGTCACGGTCAGCAGGCCTTCCGACGCGCTGGCGGCCCGGGCGGCGGCAGCCAGCGCGTTCACCAACCTGCTGCTCGGCCTCGGCGCGGTCGCACTGCTGGTCGGCGGGGTCGGCGTGGCCAACACGATGGTGATCTCGGTGCTGGAGCGGCGCAAGGAGATCGGCCTGCGCCGCTCGCTGGGCGCCACCCGGGGGCAGGTGCGCCTGCAGTTCCTCGCGGAGTCGCTGCTGCTGTCGGCGCTCGGCGGGATCGTGGGGGCGGTGCTGGGCGGCCTGGCCACCGCCGGCTACGCGCTGTCACGCGACTGGCCGCCGGTGGTCCCGGCCTGGGCGTTCGCGGGCGCCATCGGCGCCACGCTCGTCATCGGCACCCTCGCCGGCCTCTATCCGGCGATGCGCGCGGCCCGCCTGTCGCCGACGGTCGCGCTGGCCACCACCTGA
- a CDS encoding ABC transporter ATP-binding protein, giving the protein MSIPQSEQPYVVELREVTKVYGGVRALRGVDLLVERGELVAIAGPSGSGKSTLLHLIGTLDRPTTGTVRIAGHDVAGLSDRELSALRARHLGFVFQQFHLAPGVSALDNVADGLLYTGTPLRARRERAAAALERVGLGHRLGHRPNQLSGGEQQRVAVARAVAGDPPLLLADEPTGNLDSAAGAEVLGVLRDLHASGTTIAVITHDPEIAEWCPRQVRVRDGRVVADAGAGIGRRPPGPNPKARADEPGPGRPGGASAPEHHSDAECRADAGRGVAQETRGGVR; this is encoded by the coding sequence ATGAGCATCCCGCAGTCCGAGCAGCCGTACGTGGTGGAGCTGCGCGAGGTGACCAAGGTGTACGGCGGCGTGCGGGCCCTGCGCGGGGTGGACCTGCTGGTCGAACGCGGCGAACTGGTCGCCATCGCCGGGCCGTCCGGCTCCGGAAAGTCGACCCTGCTGCACCTGATCGGGACCCTGGACCGGCCCACCACCGGCACCGTGCGGATCGCCGGGCACGACGTGGCCGGGCTTTCCGACCGCGAGCTGTCCGCGCTGCGCGCCCGCCACCTCGGCTTCGTCTTTCAGCAGTTCCACCTCGCGCCCGGGGTGAGCGCGCTGGACAACGTCGCCGACGGCCTGCTCTACACCGGCACGCCGCTGCGGGCGCGGCGGGAACGCGCGGCCGCCGCGCTGGAGCGGGTGGGCCTCGGCCACCGGCTGGGCCACCGCCCCAACCAGTTGTCCGGCGGCGAACAACAGCGGGTCGCGGTGGCCCGCGCGGTGGCGGGCGACCCGCCGCTGCTGCTGGCCGACGAACCGACCGGCAACCTGGACTCGGCGGCCGGCGCCGAGGTGCTGGGGGTCCTGCGCGACCTGCACGCCTCCGGCACCACGATCGCGGTCATCACCCACGACCCCGAGATCGCCGAGTGGTGCCCCCGGCAGGTGCGCGTACGCGACGGCCGGGTCGTCGCCGACGCCGGGGCGGGCATCGGACGCCGCCCTCCCGGTCCCAATCCCAAGGCGCGGGCGGATGAACCCGGGCCGGGGCGGCCGGGCGGCGCGTCCGCCCCCGAACACCACTCCGACGCCGAGTGCCGCGCCGACGCCGGGCGCGGCGTCGCGCAGGAGACCAGGGGAGGGGTGCGATGA
- a CDS encoding efflux RND transporter periplasmic adaptor subunit codes for MRKGLVIAGAGVLALAAAGTAVVLSGGDGAGAAGPSAPPVPATASITRQDLVDTKTVEGALTYSGERQVSSDASGTVTWVPAEGAVIRRGRSLLRVDRRPVVLMYGSLPMYRTLRQGVDDGPDVEQLERNLKVLGYGDDLTVDDYFSYATRLAVEQWQDDVGLPETGQVDASQVVFLPAAARVTDAKVEVGDRTTPGRPALTVSGVRRLVHVDLSTDDQTLARKGAKVTVELPGGERVTGKITSVGTVAKAAASGQGQDESSTIDVDITLSKAPKTRLDKAPVEVELVSERRENVLAVPVEALLALREGGFGVEVVEGGATRLVPVELGAFGSGMAEITGAGLAEGMKVGVPAT; via the coding sequence GTGAGGAAGGGCCTGGTGATCGCGGGCGCCGGCGTCCTCGCCCTGGCCGCCGCGGGAACCGCCGTCGTCCTGTCCGGTGGCGACGGCGCCGGCGCGGCCGGGCCTTCCGCGCCCCCGGTGCCCGCCACCGCGTCGATCACCCGCCAGGACCTGGTCGACACCAAGACCGTGGAGGGGGCGCTGACCTACTCGGGGGAGCGGCAGGTGAGCAGCGACGCCTCCGGCACCGTGACGTGGGTGCCCGCCGAGGGCGCCGTCATCCGGCGCGGCCGTTCGCTGCTCAGGGTCGACCGCAGGCCGGTCGTCCTCATGTACGGCTCGCTGCCGATGTACCGGACGCTGCGGCAGGGCGTCGACGACGGTCCGGACGTCGAGCAGCTCGAACGCAACCTCAAGGTCCTCGGCTACGGCGACGATCTGACCGTCGACGACTACTTCAGCTACGCCACCCGCCTGGCCGTCGAACAGTGGCAGGATGACGTCGGGCTGCCCGAGACCGGGCAGGTGGACGCCTCCCAGGTGGTCTTCCTGCCCGCCGCCGCCCGGGTGACCGACGCCAAGGTCGAGGTCGGCGACAGGACCACCCCCGGACGTCCGGCCCTCACCGTGTCGGGCGTACGGCGGCTGGTGCACGTGGACCTGTCCACCGACGACCAGACGCTGGCCAGGAAGGGCGCCAAGGTCACCGTGGAGCTGCCCGGCGGCGAAAGGGTCACCGGGAAGATCACCTCGGTCGGCACGGTGGCCAAGGCGGCCGCGTCCGGTCAGGGACAGGACGAGAGCAGCACCATCGACGTCGACATCACGTTGAGCAAGGCCCCGAAGACCCGGCTCGACAAGGCCCCGGTCGAGGTGGAACTGGTCAGCGAACGGCGAGAGAACGTGCTGGCCGTGCCGGTGGAGGCGCTGCTGGCCCTGCGGGAGGGCGGCTTCGGTGTCGAGGTGGTCGAGGGCGGCGCCACCCGCCTGGTCCCGGTGGAGCTCGGCGCCTTCGGCAGCGGCATGGCCGAGATCACCGGCGCGGGGCTCGCCGAGGGCATGAAGGTCGGGGTGCCCGCCACATGA
- a CDS encoding response regulator transcription factor, which yields MRVLVVEDEEQLADAVARGLRLHAIAVDVAYDGREALELTSYVDYDVVVLDRDLPDVHGDEVCRELIGAGGASRILMLTAAGRVRDRVGGLSLGADDYLVKPFAFAELVARIRALARRSSRAAPPVLERAGIRLDPARRTVVRDGRQVALGRREFDVLHELMRAGGDLVTSARLRANVWDEHSEAGTGVLRVTITSLRRKLGGPAVIENVPGRGYRL from the coding sequence ATGCGGGTGCTCGTGGTCGAGGACGAGGAACAGCTGGCCGACGCCGTCGCCCGGGGGCTGCGGCTGCACGCGATCGCCGTGGACGTGGCCTACGACGGCCGGGAGGCGCTGGAGCTGACCTCCTACGTCGACTACGACGTGGTCGTGCTGGACCGCGACCTGCCCGACGTGCACGGGGACGAGGTCTGCCGGGAGCTGATCGGCGCGGGCGGGGCGAGCCGCATCCTCATGCTGACCGCGGCCGGGCGGGTCAGGGACCGGGTCGGGGGCCTGTCTCTGGGCGCCGACGACTACCTGGTCAAGCCGTTCGCGTTCGCCGAACTGGTGGCCCGGATCCGGGCGCTGGCCCGGCGCTCGTCCCGTGCGGCGCCGCCCGTGCTGGAGCGGGCCGGGATCCGGCTCGACCCCGCCCGCCGTACGGTCGTGCGGGACGGGCGTCAGGTGGCGCTGGGCCGCAGGGAGTTCGACGTGCTGCACGAGCTCATGCGGGCGGGCGGCGACCTGGTCACCTCGGCACGGCTGCGCGCGAACGTGTGGGACGAGCACTCCGAGGCCGGGACGGGCGTGCTGCGCGTCACGATCACCTCGCTGCGCCGCAAGCTGGGCGGCCCTGCTGTGATCGAGAACGTGCCGGGCCGGGGGTACCGGCTGTGA